One region of Clostridiales bacterium genomic DNA includes:
- a CDS encoding ArsC family transcriptional regulator, translating into MKIQIWGKSKCFDTKKAERYFKERRIPYQAIDLLRYGMSRGELTSVKNAVGLDTMLNPKAADYALVQHLAYEQDKIERLLEDPSLLQTPIVRNGRQATVGYCPDVWKTWE; encoded by the coding sequence ATGAAGATCCAGATCTGGGGCAAATCCAAATGCTTTGACACGAAAAAGGCCGAGCGCTATTTTAAGGAGCGCCGCATCCCGTACCAGGCCATTGACCTGCTGCGCTATGGGATGAGCCGCGGCGAACTGACGAGCGTGAAAAATGCTGTCGGGCTGGATACCATGCTCAATCCCAAGGCGGCGGACTACGCGCTTGTGCAGCACCTGGCCTATGAGCAGGACAAGATCGAGCGGCTGCTCGAAGATCCGTCCCTGTTGCAGACGCCCATCGTCCGCAACGGCCGGCAGGCCACCGTCGGCTATTGCCCGGATGTGTGGAAGACGTGGGAATAA